The following proteins come from a genomic window of Desulfatiglans anilini DSM 4660:
- the cas10 gene encoding type III-B CRISPR-associated protein Cas10/Cmr2, translating to MRNGFLQDSAYWDEKLAAYLHDPPDKALRIPGHEERSRRLLDILGPLPQPDPGLIHMADQTAAGMDRTQLPGHSARADLNGSIDFLGRPLLTHPTAREAVLPLQLDMTREDCASVARAIEALIEADIERVCASFPGRPELLSPARFHYVHHALRERLRRENIGGLGGLWGRLPADTRIPDHSIWQHCGLAAAIYSCFKRSKTRRAVLLVVSLAPVQGFIERARKLRDLWVGSVLLSWLAFEGIREVIYRLGSDHVLYPSLIGQGLVEDMLRRECGLEGLLAGDDGVPKAEGASLPNKFVCLVPAGEEEETAAAIEARIREAWEDLGRMTLDRIETVIGGKKDPYLTKQFHRQMKGYWTFRWSACPLLDEGRELQIKGLLPPSVWEKPFNLVADSEKHALPYPLSGQAAFYSVSHAMAQSFLAAGKYVYGEGAALEKDAESQLPVEKNGRPDGSTEREEGIKCGLHGDLEALRFEWRPGEDRNPRPSVDPFWSLLKQDRDLHPEFRSSERLCAVATVKRLAGRVIKGSKTDHPLKPLFEKADVFPSTTELAFGDWLNEVAGEAPQGVKALEPYGSWRKVLSQFIHDTDEPDAPAGQGEHRRVLEREARRTCSGILHAMEKRGRLWTDADRYYAILLMDGDRMGRLVGGETLPSRWESTIHPDLTERLRTPSFDAAYRGFWKEHLGETRVVTPGVHAALSEALGDFSLHTVPEIIRRCRGRLIYAGGDDVCAVMPVSTALSAAHEIARMYATPYVVYDAITGTAQPIVGPWAPERLRLAFHLGEDRCLSISGAVLICHHKRPLADAMAAARRLLEGGAKEEGGRNAVAVELAKRGGGPRAMVMKWNARPHEALLAEIPKEISPDDTLVDHFLDFSRAFGARTRLCMSSSLMYRVEEMRDGLDALAARNPADLPKFLKTLIVRSDPSLKPRKGEARNPRLERIAWQAAALLLGPDAAVRPEALLIARFLGPQLFRYQGAGDGGCHD from the coding sequence ATGAGAAACGGTTTTCTTCAAGATTCAGCCTACTGGGATGAGAAGCTCGCGGCCTATCTGCACGATCCGCCCGACAAGGCCCTGCGCATCCCAGGACACGAGGAGCGGAGCCGGCGTCTGCTGGATATCCTGGGGCCCCTCCCTCAGCCCGATCCGGGCTTGATCCACATGGCCGATCAAACGGCGGCAGGCATGGACCGCACTCAGCTGCCCGGGCACAGCGCCAGGGCCGATTTAAACGGCTCGATCGACTTTCTGGGAAGGCCATTGTTGACCCACCCAACGGCGCGCGAGGCGGTTCTACCCCTCCAGCTGGATATGACGCGCGAGGATTGTGCATCGGTTGCCCGCGCTATCGAAGCCCTGATCGAAGCGGATATCGAGCGGGTGTGCGCCTCGTTTCCCGGCAGGCCGGAGCTTCTTTCCCCCGCCCGCTTCCACTATGTGCACCATGCGCTGCGCGAGCGTCTGCGGCGCGAGAACATCGGCGGCCTCGGAGGATTGTGGGGTCGGCTTCCGGCGGATACGCGGATTCCGGACCACAGCATCTGGCAGCACTGCGGTCTGGCTGCCGCGATTTATTCCTGTTTCAAGAGATCGAAGACCCGCCGGGCCGTGCTGCTGGTGGTGAGCCTGGCTCCGGTTCAGGGCTTCATCGAGCGGGCGCGGAAGCTGCGGGATCTGTGGGTCGGTTCGGTCCTTCTTTCGTGGCTCGCATTCGAGGGTATACGGGAGGTGATTTACCGGCTGGGCTCGGATCATGTGCTCTATCCGAGCCTGATCGGTCAGGGCCTGGTGGAGGACATGCTGCGCAGGGAGTGCGGCCTGGAGGGGCTCCTTGCGGGCGATGATGGAGTGCCGAAAGCGGAGGGCGCTTCGCTTCCCAATAAATTTGTCTGCCTCGTCCCGGCTGGGGAGGAAGAGGAGACGGCAGCCGCGATCGAGGCGCGGATCCGTGAGGCGTGGGAGGATCTGGGCCGCATGACCCTCGACCGGATTGAAACCGTTATCGGGGGGAAGAAAGATCCCTATCTCACCAAGCAGTTCCACCGTCAGATGAAAGGCTATTGGACCTTTCGTTGGAGCGCCTGTCCGTTGCTGGACGAGGGCCGGGAACTGCAGATCAAGGGCCTTCTGCCTCCGAGCGTTTGGGAGAAGCCCTTCAACCTCGTTGCCGACAGCGAAAAACACGCCTTGCCTTACCCGTTGAGCGGCCAGGCGGCCTTCTATTCCGTGAGCCATGCAATGGCTCAGTCGTTTTTGGCTGCCGGCAAATATGTTTACGGCGAAGGTGCAGCGCTGGAGAAAGATGCGGAATCCCAACTCCCGGTCGAAAAAAACGGCCGACCTGATGGCTCAACAGAGCGGGAGGAAGGAATCAAGTGCGGGCTTCATGGCGATCTGGAGGCCTTGCGCTTCGAGTGGCGGCCCGGAGAGGATCGCAACCCGAGGCCGAGCGTTGATCCGTTCTGGAGCCTGTTGAAGCAGGACAGGGATTTGCATCCCGAGTTCAGATCTTCGGAGAGGCTCTGCGCTGTGGCGACCGTAAAGCGTTTGGCCGGCCGTGTGATCAAGGGCTCAAAGACCGACCATCCACTGAAGCCTCTTTTCGAAAAGGCGGACGTCTTTCCGTCGACGACGGAGCTTGCCTTCGGGGACTGGTTGAATGAAGTCGCCGGGGAGGCGCCGCAGGGGGTGAAGGCGTTGGAGCCATACGGCTCATGGCGCAAGGTGCTCTCCCAGTTCATCCACGACACCGACGAGCCGGATGCGCCTGCAGGACAAGGGGAGCACCGCCGCGTGCTCGAGCGGGAGGCGCGCCGGACTTGCAGCGGGATTCTGCACGCGATGGAGAAGCGGGGCCGTCTGTGGACCGATGCGGATCGCTACTATGCCATCCTCCTTATGGATGGGGACAGGATGGGGCGGCTTGTAGGAGGGGAAACCCTTCCCTCACGCTGGGAATCGACGATTCATCCGGACTTGACCGAACGGCTGCGTACGCCCTCTTTCGATGCAGCGTATCGGGGCTTTTGGAAAGAGCACCTTGGAGAGACCCGAGTGGTGACTCCTGGTGTTCATGCAGCGTTGTCGGAGGCCTTGGGCGACTTTTCGCTTCATACGGTCCCTGAGATCATCCGGAGGTGTCGCGGCCGGCTCATCTATGCCGGCGGCGACGATGTGTGCGCTGTCATGCCGGTCTCGACGGCGCTGTCTGCGGCCCATGAAATCGCACGGATGTATGCGACGCCGTACGTGGTTTACGACGCCATCACGGGCACGGCGCAGCCCATCGTTGGACCTTGGGCCCCTGAACGCCTTCGTTTGGCCTTCCATTTGGGAGAGGATCGATGCCTGTCCATTTCAGGGGCGGTCTTGATATGCCATCACAAAAGGCCGCTCGCGGATGCTATGGCTGCAGCGCGGAGGCTTCTCGAAGGCGGCGCCAAAGAGGAGGGCGGGAGAAATGCCGTGGCCGTCGAACTCGCCAAGCGGGGAGGAGGCCCGCGTGCTATGGTGATGAAGTGGAATGCCCGCCCGCACGAAGCCTTGCTGGCTGAAATTCCGAAGGAGATTTCTCCCGACGATACGCTCGTCGATCATTTCCTGGATTTTTCAAGGGCCTTCGGAGCGAGGACGCGCCTGTGCATGAGTTCTTCGTTGATGTATCGGGTGGAGGAGATGCGAGATGGACTGGACGCATTGGCTGCCAGGAATCCGGCGGATCTGCCCAAGTTCTTGAAGACGCTGATTGTTCGCTCCGATCCGTCTCTGAAGCCCAGAAAGGGTGAAGCACGCAATCCGAGGCTCGAGCGGATTGCATGGCAG
- a CDS encoding RAMP superfamily CRISPR-associated protein codes for MKTVLPSLRYYQTEHRRLDCQVVTPMFLGGADQEAQWRAEPFKALLRYWWRVTCIDLPGEKALLEEEGRVFGRAGDERESRKSPVEIRLVPGHGTAAVKSPFQKMKIQHPEVDHGGKVDALGYLAGMGLVHFKKGIQHSYFPSTSAFQLILQYPAALKKEIDAVLALVAVFGTVGARSRNGWGSFNISNPGLEGGQQAALLQSVTKSWTKGFQKDYPNCLGKDEKGPLLWQTELCSTWEKVMVQLASAYIKVRAEKVGQDERLDPGGGSFAERHLIGVPLTHHPIGKNKNDRHASPLRFCVRKKMDKYRGLVLHVPHAHSRNQLNSKNSEQIQTWEKIHRKLDTLLKRAKYEECVA; via the coding sequence ATGAAAACTGTATTGCCGTCGTTGCGGTACTATCAAACCGAACATCGGCGTCTGGACTGCCAGGTTGTGACTCCGATGTTCCTCGGCGGGGCGGATCAGGAAGCGCAGTGGCGCGCTGAGCCGTTCAAAGCCCTGCTGCGATATTGGTGGAGGGTGACCTGCATTGATTTGCCGGGAGAAAAGGCTTTGCTTGAGGAGGAAGGGCGCGTTTTCGGGCGGGCTGGGGATGAGCGGGAAAGCCGCAAAAGCCCTGTGGAAATCCGGCTGGTGCCGGGCCATGGCACAGCGGCGGTCAAAAGTCCTTTTCAGAAAATGAAGATTCAGCATCCTGAGGTCGATCATGGAGGAAAGGTTGATGCTTTGGGCTATTTGGCAGGCATGGGGCTTGTGCATTTTAAAAAGGGCATCCAGCATAGCTACTTTCCTTCGACGTCTGCATTCCAGTTGATTCTTCAATACCCAGCCGCCTTGAAGAAGGAGATCGATGCGGTGTTGGCCCTTGTCGCGGTTTTCGGCACCGTAGGAGCGCGCTCCCGGAATGGCTGGGGCAGCTTCAATATCAGTAATCCAGGGTTGGAAGGGGGGCAGCAGGCAGCACTTCTTCAATCTGTCACCAAATCATGGACAAAGGGGTTCCAGAAGGACTACCCGAATTGTCTGGGGAAAGACGAAAAGGGCCCTCTCCTCTGGCAAACTGAACTTTGCTCAACATGGGAGAAGGTGATGGTGCAGCTTGCCTCCGCCTATATCAAGGTGCGTGCCGAAAAAGTGGGGCAAGACGAACGGTTGGACCCCGGGGGCGGTAGTTTTGCGGAGCGGCATCTGATCGGGGTGCCGCTGACCCATCACCCGATAGGGAAGAATAAGAATGATCGGCATGCCTCGCCCCTTCGGTTTTGCGTACGCAAGAAAATGGACAAATACCGCGGGCTCGTTTTGCATGTGCCGCATGCGCACAGCCGCAATCAGCTCAACTCCAAGAATAGCGAGCAGATCCAGACATGGGAAAAAATCCATCGGAAACTGGACACCCTGTTGAAGCGTGCCAAGTACGAGGAGTGCGTAGCATGA